A stretch of the Bacillus anthracis str. Vollum genome encodes the following:
- a CDS encoding endonuclease I family protein yields the protein MKFRNTKLAMVTLSSFFILGSASLSFTNIIQGEVASASPQEITVKSYDDTYYNNAIGKTGLELKKELHNIIDDHTKLSYSAVWEALRDTDEDPNNKNNVILLYTGRSQGKLTNGSGVDNWNREHVWAKSHGDFGTTAGPGTDLHHLRATDVSVNSSRGNLDFDNGGVNHSEATECKYDSDSWEPRDSVKGDIARMLFYMAVRYEGDNGEIDLELNEKVNNNKDPYMGKLSVLLKWNEQDPVDDLERKRNEVIFTKYQHNRNPFIDHPEWVNKIWN from the coding sequence TTTCGAAATACAAAGCTTGCTATGGTTACACTATCTTCATTTTTTATTTTAGGTTCTGCATCTCTATCATTCACAAATATCATACAAGGTGAAGTAGCTTCTGCATCACCACAAGAGATTACTGTAAAAAGCTATGATGATACATATTATAATAATGCAATAGGAAAAACGGGTTTAGAATTAAAGAAGGAACTTCATAATATTATTGATGATCATACAAAGTTATCATACAGTGCGGTTTGGGAAGCACTAAGAGATACTGATGAAGATCCAAATAATAAAAACAATGTGATACTCTTATATACTGGGCGTTCGCAAGGAAAACTTACGAATGGTTCAGGAGTTGATAATTGGAACCGAGAGCATGTTTGGGCAAAATCACACGGTGATTTTGGAACGACTGCAGGACCTGGAACAGATTTGCATCATTTAAGAGCGACGGATGTATCTGTAAATAGTTCACGTGGAAATCTGGATTTTGATAATGGTGGCGTGAATCATTCAGAAGCGACAGAATGTAAATATGATAGTGACTCTTGGGAACCTCGTGATAGTGTAAAAGGAGATATCGCTAGAATGCTATTTTACATGGCAGTTCGTTACGAGGGAGACAACGGTGAAATAGACTTAGAACTAAATGAAAAGGTGAATAACAATAAAGACCCATACATGGGCAAACTATCCGTTTTACTAAAATGGAATGAACAAGACCCGGTCGATGATTTAGAGAGAAAGCGTAATGAAGTGATTTTTACGAAATATCAACATAATCGTAATCCTTTCATTGATCATCCGGAATGGGTAAATAAAATTTGGAACTAA